GCCGTCGCGCCTCCCGCCCCGGTCGTAACTGCTCCCACCGCGCCGCGTCTCGCTGCCTAGACAGCCCCAGCAACAAGCCCCCAGGGACGCGAAACGGCGGCCCCGCCTGCCAAGACAAGACCGCCGTTTCGCGTTCACTCAGAACAACGTAAGCGTACCGGTTCGGTACGCAGAACGGGAACCGACGTGCGCACTGACGACGCACCAAACGGCCAGACCGGTAACCAACCGCCAGGGCAGTCAGCACCCCTCCCGATGCGCTGGGCGATCCAGCCCACCGCCCCGCTCAGCCGTGCCCGCCACGCGAGCCGGGCGGTGATCTGACATGGGATACCGGCTACGCCGCGAAGTACGCGACGCCATGCCCAAAGGCACGCTCACCCACAAGGAAGTACGCCTAGTCCTCGAACTCGCGGACTCCTGCAACGACGACACACGCGAAGGCTGGCCCGGCCTCGACTGGCTCGCCGACGTGTGTGACATCGGCGACCCGAAGAAGGTCGGCGAAACCCTGGGATCCATTGCCAAGAAGTGGCACGAACTTCGTGTACCCGTCGGCAAGGACAAGCGCGGCCTACCGACCTTCGCCCGAGAAGGCCAGCGCATGACTTTCCGCTTCCCGAAGCTCGCCGCCCGCCCGACCGTTACGGAACCCGCCCCGTCGAGCCCCCCTGAAACAGGGGACCTCAACACCGACCGAGCTCCCCAAAAACAGGGGACCTCCAGGTCCCCTAAAACAGGGGACCTCTCAAGCAGTCGAGCCCCCCTAAAACAGGGGACCCTTGAACTCAAGACCTCAATAAATCCTCCTCAACCGCGCGCCAACGAGGCAGTCACCTCAATCGCCGCTGCGCTCTCGATCGAGGAAGAAGAGGCAACCGCCGTCTTCCAAAAGATCCTCACCGAGAAGAAACCGGGCGCCCCGTCCCGCTACGTCGCGCACCTGATCCAGAACGGCGATATCCGGCAGTTCCACACCCAGCCCCGTCCGAAGCCGACATATGCCGGGCCCCTCTGCGACTACACCGACGACGGCCACGGCCGCTGCCACGACTGCGGCCTCCCCGCCGGAAACGCCCGCCACGCCAAGGCCGCCTGACCGCGGAAGGAGGAACCACCGATGACCTCGGACATCATCCGGAACACGGCCGAACTCGCCCAGCTCTGGCCGGCACTCGCCGACGCGTTGGCCCGCGACCACGCACCCGAGCACGGCGAACGCATCGCCGCCGCCGGATCCACCGAGCCCGGACTACCCGTGAACCTCGACGTCGCCGACGCGATCGACTACCTGACCCGTAACATCGCCGCCGCCGCAACCTACGCCCGCCACCTGCTCGACGAACCGGCCTGGACCCACAGCGTGCCCGTCCTGCTCGCCTGGGACATCACCCGCTGGCACGGCCGCCTGGTCGACCTCGGCGACACCGTCCACGCCGAGCACCTGGCCGCCGCCGTCGCCGACTGGCTCGGCCGGACCCGGGCCGCGCTCGGCTTCACCACCCCCGACCGCCACCTGGGCGCCATGTGCCCCGAACACGACCAGCCGCTGGTCGAGCTGGTCGAGCCCGGCGGATCCGCCACCCTGCACACCAGCCCCGCCGGCTACCGCATCACCTGGACGAAAGTCCGCGCCATCAAGTGCCGCTACTGCCGCGCGACCTGGACGCCCGGCCCCGACTACCTCGCCCTCGACCGCGCCCTGAACCGCGCCGACCGCCGCCGAGCAGGACACATCCCATGACCCGGCGCCTGATCCCCACCGCGTCCGCAGCGCTCGCCCTGGGCGTCACCCAGACCGCGGTACGCGTCCTCGCCCACCGCGGCCGCCTCACCCGCTACGGAACCGCCCAGCGCGCCCTGTACGACCTCGACGAGATCCACCAGCTACGCCCCACCACGGTCAAGACGACCCGCTCGACCGGACACGACCAGCAGGAGAGGAACGCCAACCCATGACCAACTCGACCAGCCACCACGGCCACACTCCCGGCCTGGACAACCGAATCACCGCCGCGATCCAGCACAGCGCCGCCGTCCAGGCCCAGATCGCCGCCGCACTGCACTCCATCAGCCACAGGCCGGCGCCAACGACCCGCCGCCGCGTCGCCCACCGCCACCCGTCCGCCGCGCACCTGCTCGTCCTCGGCCGCGCCCTGATCAGTTGGCGGCACCGATGACCCGCCTGATGATCGCCCGCCCAACCGTCGAGACCCTCCCGGCGCCGCGGCTGCTCACCAAGACCAAACGCCCCGACCTGCCGACGCTGCCCGGTACCAGCTGGCACAACGACGTCGCCGCGCTACGCGCCTGGATCATCGCCGTCAAGGCCGATCCGGACGTCGATCCGTACTGGGTCGACCAGATCACCCAGCCGATCAAGGAACAACTCGCCGCAGCCCGGCGCGTAAGCCCGGTGCGCGGCTGCGGGGGCCGCACACCGGAACACCGTCAGATCAAGGAAAGCAACCGATGACACTCGATCAGCACCAGAACCACATGATCGACCTGGCCGCGATGTCGCTGGTGGTCGCCGACGAACTCGACGGCCCGGTCCGGGTACGGCCCGCCCGCAATCGCGTTGCCTAGTGAAGGGATCCTCATGAACGAAGATGCAGACGTCAGTGCCTTCGACCCGAAATCCATCAGCGCTCTCGTACTGGACCCGCGCTTCAGCCACGGCGAGATCACCTACAGCGGCGGCGCCATGGCTGGCGAGGAAACCTTGCCGTTCCTCGGCTGGGTCACAGAGACCTACTGGTCCAGCAACCACACCGGATCTGACGTAGTACCTGCGTTCCTCGTCGATGCCGACGTCGTCACGATCCGCATGCTGAACAGGAGGTACAAAGCCGACGACGAGACCGGCAATGTCTACCTGACCCGCCTGGTCCGCGCCGAAGGCATGGCATCCCGCGACGGTAGTTGACCAACGTAACGGCGTTATGTAACGCTTTGCAGCGGATCACCACGTCTTCAACCTCCAGCGCCCGCGCGCCCCGTGCCGTGCGGGCGCTGCAGCGTTTCCGGGGGAGCCGTGAGCCAGCACAGCGAGCAGGGATCCAGGTACCGCCGCCTCCGAGCCACGTTCCTCGCTGGCGGCCCGGCCTGCTGGATCTGCGGACACTACGGATCAGACCAGGTCGACCACGATCCGCCACGTGCACGACACCGCGCCCCGCTCGACGTCTCGACTTGGCGGCCGGCTCACGGTACGGACCCCTGCCCGACCTGCGGGCGGCGCTGCAACCAGTCACGCGGCACTCGCGACGTAACGGCCGTAACGCCTGTGTTTGTGCCGAAGATCCGTCTCTGATCGTCGTCGACTCGCGTCGATCTTCGTCGCGGCTCGGATTTTAACGACCGGTGGGCCCGGAGACCCCGCGCCCAGTCGCCGTCTCTCTCTCCCCAGGCCGCCCACCAGGAGGTTTGTCCGTGCCCGACGCCACCGCCGCCGAGCGGAACCGCCGCTACCGGCGCCACAAGGCCGGAGACCACTCGATGTGCGACCCGGCACGGTGCGAGAGCAGGGCAAACGCCGACGCCGTAGAGGTCGAATCAGCGGGCCCGGACCGTGACGCCGACCAGGACGTCACGCCCGTAACGCCCGGCCCGGCCGGCGTAACGCGTGACGACCAGGCCGTTACGGACGACTCCCCCGGCCCGCCCCGCCTCGACGAGGCCGGCGCCGCGTTCTGGTCCGCGATGAACGGCGACAAGCTGGCCGGCGCCCCCCGCCAGCTGCTGGTGCAAGCCTGCCGATCCGTCGACCGGCTGGCCCGGCTGGACGCGATGCTCCGCGGCACGCACCACGAATGGATGCGCCTGGTCGTGAAGCTGTTCGACGACGACGACGACCGCGACGACCAGGACGTGACCGTCGTCGCCCGGGTCGACTCGATCCTGGCCGAGGAACGTCAGCAGGCCCTGGCGCTCAAGGCCCTACTGACCGAGCTGCGCGCCAGCGGCGCCGCCGACAGCGGGGGAGGCAGGAGCGCGCTTGAACAGCTTGGCGACCAGCTTGCCGCCCGCCGGGCGGCTCGGCAAGCAGACGCCGCGAGTATGTAGCCACCCGCCGATCGCGTACACCATGGCCGAGGAGGTCATCGACCTCTACGAGCTGTGCGCGAAACCGCTCGACCCGTGGCAGAAGTTCGTACTCCGTAAGGGCCTCGGCATGACCGCCGACGGCCGCTGGTCCGCGCTCAAGGTCGCGTGCTGGGTGCCCCGCCAGAACGGCAAGGGCGGCATCATCGAGGCCCTGGAGCTGGCCTGGCTGTTCCTGCCTGGCTTCCAACAGCGACTGATCACGCACTCGGCGCACCTGTACTCGACCGCGCAAGAGGCATTCATCAGGATCCGCGACATCATCGACGGCTCGGAAATCCTCCGGCCGATGGCCCGGGTCCGCGAGGCCAACGGCGAACAGGGATTCATCACCCTGGAAGGCCAGCGGCTGAAGTTCGTCGCCCGGACCAAGAGCGGCACCCGCGGATTCTCCGCGCCCCGCCTGGTGCTCGACGAGGCCCAGGAGATCGCCTCGGACATGATGGCGGCCGCGATGCCGACCATGGCCGCCCAGAAACACCCTCAAGTCTGGTTCTTCGGCACCCCGCCGACCGACCCGGCCGCCTGGTGCTACGCGCTGAAGGAGGACGGAGAGGCCGGCGCCCCCGACCTCTGCTGGTGCGACTGGGGAGACGACCTCGACCTGGCCAGCGCGACGCCGGAGGAAGTCGCCGCACGGATCCAGGACGTCGACCGCGCGTACGCGGCGAACCCGGCCATGGGTGACCCTGCCCTGGGCGCGCGGATCAGCGAGGAGTTCGTCAGGTCCGAGATGCGCCCGTCCGGCCTCGGCGACCGGTACGTGTTCGAGCGCCTGGGCATCTGGCGCCCGAAGGCCACCGGCGGCGCCGGAGTGATCGCCGAGGCCGCATGGGCCCGGCAGACCCAGGCCGACCCGCAACGGCCGACGGACTTCGTGATTGCGCTCGACATCAGCCCGTCCCGGACGAACGCCTCGATCGTCCTGGTCGGCCCGAACCCGGCGCACGAGGACGGCCTGATCGTCTCCCTGGTCGACTACCGCGACGGGACGGACTGGATCGTCGCCCGGCTCGCCGAGCTGCGCGACCGCTACAAACCCGTCGCGATCGCCCTGGACAAGAAAGGGCCGGCCGGCTCACTGCTGGTCGACCTGGCCCGGGTCGGCATCGTCGAGCCCGTCGACCCGGAGCACCCGAAGCGCGGCGACCTGGCGATCCCGAACGCCGCCGACGTGGCCGCCGGCTACGGCCTGTTCGTCGACGCCGTCCGCCAGGGCGCCCTGTGGCACTGCGACGACGCGCCGCTGAACCTGGCCCTGGCCGGCGCCCAGACCCGCCAAATGCTCGGCGGCGGCTCGGCCTGGGCGCGCAAGGGCCGGACGGACATCTCGCCCCTGGTCGCCGCGACGATCGGCAACTGGGCCTATGTGACCCGGGCCGAGCTGGTCAAGGCCGCCCCGTACGACGCCCTGGCGAACATCTGGTGAGGGGAGTCGACACATGACCCGTGGCGGAGCTCGAAAGCTCGGCGCCCGGATCGCCGGAGCAGTCGCCGAGCACTTCGGCCGCGCGCTGCGCACCCTGCCCGGCCTGGCCGGCGCCCTGCTGGTGTCGTTCGGCCTCTACCTGGCCTGGGTGCCGCTCGGCGTGATCGCCCTGGGCGCCTTCCTGCTGCTCATCGATAGGAGGGTGACCTAGTGGGTCTGTTCTTCGGAAGCCGTGCCGCTCCCCCGGCCGCCACGACCCGCGGGATCGCGCTGCCCGGCCGCCAGGGCGTGGCGCTCGGCACGCCGAGCTACAACGCCGTCGACGTGACAGCTGGTGAAACCGCGCTCCAGTCGGTCGCCGTACGGTCCGCCGTCCACCTGCTGTGCGGCCTCACGTCGAACCTGCCGATCGACGTCTTCAGCGGCAAGGGCACCGCCCGCAAGGCGATCACGAAGCCCGGCTACCTGGAAGACCCGGCCGGGGACGGCTACGGCCTGGTCGACTGGTCGTATCAGTACCTGGCGTCGCTGATCCTGCGCGGCAACGCGTTCGGCGACGTCCTGGCCCGCAACGCCCAGGGCGGCTATCCGACCCAGGTCGCCCTGTACCACCCGGACAACGTCCGCGGCCGCGTCGACGACCGCGGCCGGATCCAGTGGTCGATCGGCGGCCGCCCGGTCGACAACCCGGCCGATCTGCTGCACCGCCGGGCCTTCCCCGTGCCCGGCCGCGTCCTCGGCCTGTCCGTGATCGAGCAGCACGCCGCCCAGATCGGCCTGTCGCTGACGACGACCCGGTTCGGACTCCAGTGGTTCCAGGACGGCGCCCACCCGGGCGGCCTGCTCACGAACGAGCTGGAAGACCTGAACGACACCGACGGCACCAAGACCCGCACGATCAAGGACAAGTTCATGGCCGCCCTGCGCGGCACCCGCGAACCGGTCGTGATGGGCAAGGGCTGGAAATACCAGTCGATCCAGGTCGCCCCCGAAGAGTCGCAATTCCTGGAGACCCAGGGATGGACGGCCGCCGAGTGCGCCCGGATCTTCGGGCCCGGCGTCGCCGAAGTGCTCGGCTACACCGCGTCCGGCGGCGGCGGATCGCTGACGTACACCAACCGCGTCGACCGAAACGCCGACCTGCTCACGCTGACGCTG
This window of the Actinoplanes oblitus genome carries:
- a CDS encoding phage portal protein, whose protein sequence is MGLFFGSRAAPPAATTRGIALPGRQGVALGTPSYNAVDVTAGETALQSVAVRSAVHLLCGLTSNLPIDVFSGKGTARKAITKPGYLEDPAGDGYGLVDWSYQYLASLILRGNAFGDVLARNAQGGYPTQVALYHPDNVRGRVDDRGRIQWSIGGRPVDNPADLLHRRAFPVPGRVLGLSVIEQHAAQIGLSLTTTRFGLQWFQDGAHPGGLLTNELEDLNDTDGTKTRTIKDKFMAALRGTREPVVMGKGWKYQSIQVAPEESQFLETQGWTAAECARIFGPGVAEVLGYTASGGGGSLTYTNRVDRNADLLTLTLNQWIRALERVLSDMLPKPQYVRIDRDALLEMTTLDRYRAYEIALRNGFRVIDEVRDDEDEGPVPWGKKPFTLPKSATDDGTTKPADEEKDKAQ